The Geobacillus genomosp. 3 genome segment TGCCTGCGGGCCGAAACGGGACGTTCAACAGCCGAAAGAAAATCAAGGAACGACCGAAAAGGCGGAAAAACCAGATAAACTGGTCGTTTGGGTGAACGATGACGAAAAGCAGAAACAAGCGCTGAAAGACATTTTCCAAAAGTATACGGAAAAAACGGGCATTCAAATTGAAATGGTTGCGGTCAACATGTTGGACCAAACGAAAAAGTTGGCGCTTGACGGCCCGGCCGGCAAAGGTCCGGACGTATTCTATCAGCCGCATGACCGCATCGGCGACATTGTGCTGCAAGGGCTGGCCGATCCAGTCGACCTTGGCGATGCCAAAAGCGAGTACAGCCCGACAGCGGTCAACGCCGTGACGTATGAAGGCCAAACGTACGGTGTGCCGCTAGTCGTCGAAACGTACGGCGTGTTCTACAACAAAAATTTAGTGCCGGAAGCGCCGAAAACGATGGAAGACTTAATGAAGATCGCCAAGGAAAAAACGAATGCCGCCAAAGACCAATACGGCTTTTTAATGGAAGCGGCGAACTTCTATTTCGTCTATCCGTTCTTTGCCGGCTACGGCGGCTATGTGTTTAAAAACGAAAACGGCAAATACGATACGAGCGATGTCGGGCTGGCCAATGATGGGGCGGTCAAAGGAGCGGAACTCGTTCAGTCGTGGTTCAAAAACGGCTATATTCCGAAAGAGATTACCGGCGACATTATGAACGGGCTGTTTACGAAAGGAAACGTGGCGGTCGCCATCACTGGTCCGTGGAATATTGCCGTGTATAAAGAAGCGCTTGGCGATAAGGTGGCGACGGCGCCGCTGCCGGTTTTAGACAATGGCGAGCATCCGAAATCGTTCGTCGGCGTGAAGACATGGATGTTATCGGCGTATTCGCAAAACAAAGAATGGGCAGTTGATTTCATGAAGTTTGTCACGAACGAAGAAAATTCGCTCCATTACTATGAAGTGGCGGGTGAAATGCCGGCGAACGAAAAGGCATTGACGAATGAGAAAATTACGAACGATCCGT includes the following:
- a CDS encoding sugar ABC transporter substrate-binding protein, which gives rise to MKKALSLFLMAVLLVGVLAACGPKRDVQQPKENQGTTEKAEKPDKLVVWVNDDEKQKQALKDIFQKYTEKTGIQIEMVAVNMLDQTKKLALDGPAGKGPDVFYQPHDRIGDIVLQGLADPVDLGDAKSEYSPTAVNAVTYEGQTYGVPLVVETYGVFYNKNLVPEAPKTMEDLMKIAKEKTNAAKDQYGFLMEAANFYFVYPFFAGYGGYVFKNENGKYDTSDVGLANDGAVKGAELVQSWFKNGYIPKEITGDIMNGLFTKGNVAVAITGPWNIAVYKEALGDKVATAPLPVLDNGEHPKSFVGVKTWMLSAYSQNKEWAVDFMKFVTNEENSLHYYEVAGEMPANEKALTNEKITNDPLIAGFAEQIQYGEPMPNVPEMSQVWEPMGNALQFIAKGDDPKAVLGEAVQTIQDKIAASGAGK